The Haloplanus sp. CK5-1 genome segment ACCACACGCACGGGGCCGCCGTGATCGCGTGGCAAGGGCTCGCCGTCGAACTCGAAGGCAAAGAGCGTCTCCGGGCGCAGGCAGGCGTCCAGTGGGAGGTCGGTCGTGTAGTCGTCCGCGGCGTGAAAGAGGACGTGGACGGCGTCCGAACCGACGCCGACGTGGTCGGCCAGCGTCGTGAACGGCAGACCGGTAAAGTCGCAGTCGAACCGGCTCCAGCCGGTGACACAGTGGAAGTCCTGGCGCTGTGTCTCGACGCCCAGCGACGTGAACGCGTCCCAGTCGAGGGTGACCGGGTCCTCCACCGCGCCACTCACCGAGAGCGTCCACTCCTCGCGTGTGACCCGCGGGGTCGACCCCTTCGAGAGCACCGGAAAGGA includes the following:
- a CDS encoding molybdopterin-dependent oxidoreductase, with protein sequence MDRDATDIYREFGDERLPPGQHRTDSFPVLSKGSTPRVTREEWTLSVSGAVEDPVTLDWDAFTSLGVETQRQDFHCVTGWSRFDCDFTGLPFTTLADHVGVGSDAVHVLFHAADDYTTDLPLDACLRPETLFAFEFDGEPLPRDHGGPVRVVTPHRYAYKGAKWVTGVEFCTEPRRGFWEQRGYSVTADPWAEERYSDS